In the Parashewanella tropica genome, TTTTTGACATAAAAAGAAACATAAACACAAATTAATGCAGAGTTTATTTGAGCTTTCACAGTTGAACATTTGTAAGATGCAAAACTAAAGACCAATTTACACATATTTTCTTGTGTAACAACAGAACTTAAATGACACCAAGCCGTTAATAAAGGATAATCTTACTCGCATTCTTTTTTTAGCAGACCATTTTTCAGAGTTATTTCATGAGCGAAACATTCGATCCAAACAAACTAAAATATAGATTTCGTGGCTTCTTTCCAGTTGTTATAGATGTTGAAACAGCAGGTTTTAATGCTAATACTGACGCATTGCTCGAAATCGCCGTCACTCTGTTAAAAATGAATGATGAAGGTGAACTTGTGCTTGATAAAACCCTGCATTATCACATCGAACCTTTTGAAGGTGCGAATATTGAACCAGCGGCAATCGAATTTAACGGTATAGATCCAACCAACCCACTTCGAGGCGCTGTCGACGAAAAAGAAGCCTTTAAAGAAATCGTCAAAGAAGTGAAAAAAGCCCAAAAAGCGTCGGAATGTCATCGTTCCATTATCGTAGCCCACAATGCTGCATTCGATCATGGATTCGTTAGCCAAGCTATCGAGCGTAACAAGATTAAACGCTCACCCTTCCACCCGTTTGCAACTTTCGATACAGCATCTTTGTCTGGATTGGCACTAGGTCATACCGTATTAGCAAAAGCCTGCGAAAACGCAGGAATCGACTTTGATAATAAAGAAGCTCACTCAGCGTTGTATGACACTGAACGCACAGCTGAACTCTTCTGCCATATTGTCAATAAATGGAAAGCTCTAGGTGGCTGGCCACTCGTGACTCCAGAACAAGATCCACAATCAGAAGGTTAACTATGGATAAGCCACTGCATATTAATACTCCACTTATTCAATCATTGACTCTTGGGCAAAGATTGAACGCCAATGTTTGGCTTAAGATGGATGCTATGCAACCCAGTGGCTCTTTTAAGACTCGAGGCATAGGTCATGCTTGCCAGCAATATGTGAAGCAAGGCGCAAAAGGCTTTGTTTCATCTTCTGGTGGCAATGCGGGTTTAGCGGTCGCCTATTGTGGGCGAAAGCTAAACATTCCTGTTACGGTTTATGTACCGACAACCACCAAACAGCGCGCCATCGATTTAATTGAAACAGAAGGTGCAACCGTTATTGTAAAAGGAGACAACTGGGCTCAAGCACATGCCTGTGCCATACAAGATTGCTCAGAAGATATCCGATACGTTCACCCGTTTGATGCACCTGAAATCTGGCAAGGTCACGCTACCGTTATTGATGAGGTGTTTGAAGCGGGCTTAAAACCTGATGCTGTAGTACTTTCTGTCGGTGGTGGCGGTTTATTATGTGGTGTGGTTGAAGGGCTAAAAAGAAATAACGTTTCAAACATACCGATTCTAGCTGCTGAAACCATTGGAGCTGAT is a window encoding:
- the rnt gene encoding ribonuclease T, whose amino-acid sequence is MSETFDPNKLKYRFRGFFPVVIDVETAGFNANTDALLEIAVTLLKMNDEGELVLDKTLHYHIEPFEGANIEPAAIEFNGIDPTNPLRGAVDEKEAFKEIVKEVKKAQKASECHRSIIVAHNAAFDHGFVSQAIERNKIKRSPFHPFATFDTASLSGLALGHTVLAKACENAGIDFDNKEAHSALYDTERTAELFCHIVNKWKALGGWPLVTPEQDPQSEG
- a CDS encoding pyridoxal-phosphate dependent enzyme — translated: MDKPLHINTPLIQSLTLGQRLNANVWLKMDAMQPSGSFKTRGIGHACQQYVKQGAKGFVSSSGGNAGLAVAYCGRKLNIPVTVYVPTTTKQRAIDLIETEGATVIVKGDNWAQAHACAIQDCSEDIRYVHPFDAPEIWQGHATVIDEVFEAGLKPDAVVLSVGGGGLLCGVVEGLKRNNVSNIPILAAETIGADSFAQACEAKELVDIKNITSIATSLGATQIAEQAFKYSNEYPITNYTVTDFEAVSGCKTLLEEHRVLTEPACGASVAAVLKTDDPFWQNKKNILVIVCGGVGVTTDQLDVWYRTLAH